The following nucleotide sequence is from Melioribacteraceae bacterium.
CTGATATTTCATATTCATACTTGGTACAAATGCATTTCCGTTATAATTCCCCGGATAAAAGAAATTCGAATTTTGATCAACCGTTCTTTCAATACCTGCCGCGTATGCAATGGCTAAATCCATGTATAGTTCTTCAAACCAAAAGCCCACACCAAATGATAGCCAATGCTGATCGACCGCAGGATATAACATATTATATGTTGCTTCCGAAAAATGTGTTTGACTGTATCTATAACCAAATCTTAGAGTTACACTGCTGCTTGGGAAATATTCCAACCCAACTCCGAGGTTAAATGAGTTTTCATATTGTAATTGGAATTGCCCTGCTTTGTAACCAGAAATAGAATCAACAGAAGAGAATCGATTATTCCATATTTCATTACCGAAGGAATAATTTTGTACAGATTGTGTTCCGCTCCACAAACTATAAAGAGCGTCAACGTTAAGTTTAAGATTATCACTTAGATTGTATAAAACACCAAGGCCAAACACCCACGGCAGTTCAAAATCAGTTGAAAGTGACGTTTTAGAAACCGTTGAATCTAAATCTGCCAACATTCTACTTTGTGCATCTCCTTCAAGTGAGGCACTGATTGTACTTTTTACATAAGCTCCTATTCGCAAATCAGTTGTTAAATCTGCTTGAATGCCGAGTGTGCCGCCAAACGTCCAAGCATCTGCACTATAGTCAACTTGATAACCACCTAAGCCAGCAACTGTTGCTTCCCAGTTCGGATCACCTTGATAAAAACCGGCTTTGTGTTTAATGTTAAGAATATTTACAGAAGCGCCTACGGAAATATTTCCGAAAGAAACAGCAGCCGATGGATTAATAGATGTAATTGAAAAATCATTAAAGTGATCGAATGCTAAGACTGCAGAGTTGGAATCACCTTGGAAGAATTTTGCGAAAGGCCAGTTAACTCTGTATTGAACTGCATTGTTGTAATCAACAGCAACCGTTACATCATCTGTTATTTTCCAGAAAGCACCAATGTTAAATCCTATATCATCATCTCTGAACGATCTAAAAAGGGTTTCATTAGTATTCACATAATCTTGCTGCCCTAATCTTCCGAAAACAGAAAATTCAATAGCTCTTCCGTTTAATTGTGAAAGTCCTGCGGGATTAGTAGAAAGGCTTGAAATTCCATCACTGCCAGCAGCATAAATTCCGTTTAATGACATCGACTTCGAACTAGAAACCGGGAAGAATGACGGAATGCCTGCAGTGATAGTTGTTCCAATTAGAAAAAGTAGCGTAATAAATATTTTGAATTTCTTAGAATTCATAATTAACTCCAAGTTTCGTAAACTTTTTATCTTACATTAAATGTTGCGTATGCATATCCCTGTTCAAAACGAAGTCTGCCTTCGCCTCCCCAAAGATTATTTGCTATCCATATGTAGTAAGTTTTATTTCTTTCAAGTCCGGTTTGATCAAATGGTACAAATGCGAATGTACCAGCAAGAGAATCCCCAACATTTAAAGGAGCTGAGATTACGTTCTCTTTACCATAAACAGTTGAGCCATTATCCAATGATTCGGAATAAACTTCCCAGACAGTTCCGCCTGGAGAGTATTGATTACCTTCCGCAATACCAATAACTGAAATCAATGAATCAGTAACACCCGATTGTGTTATTGTCCATTCGATTATTGGTCTGTTACTTCTGGTTTCTTTAACAGAGATTACACCTAATTGACCGAAAGTACTTAATCCTTCTATATTGATAAATACATCGAGTCGTTGAGCAAAAGAAGTAAAAATTGTTGATGAGATGTAAACTGAATCTTGTCCGGAAATTATTTGTCCTTCTTCAAGACCCGGATCAGCGACAAAAGCTTTTCCGACTTCCGAAGAGACCTGATCCCACGCATTTTGTTTCATAACAAAGAAATGATAATCTTCATCTTCGTTTAGGCTGTCTAAAACAGTACCACCAAATTGAGTGGTTAAATCTTGAGCACCTGATGGAAGTTCACCAAACTTAACCGGAAATTTTAGATTATTTCCTTCGGTGGAGATTAGCCAAACGAGCGAAGTATCCAGTGCGGCTTTAGTACCACGGTTAACCCCTAAGATTGAAGCATACCCTCCTACCCAAGTAATTTTTGGATTAAATGATTCAGCTTCAATTACAATGTTCGACATTGCCGGAGAACCGACATACGGCGCCAATCCGGAATCATCTTCAGAACAAGTAATAAAAGAGATTGAAATAATCACCAAAATAAAAAGTGTTGCGAATTGTTTAATGAAATTTTTCATTTCTTACTTCTCGTCTTTTTTGAGAAAGATTGTTATTACATTCTATTTAATTCTTCTTTCCAATAAGGATTATTTATTTCGTCTTCCTTAGTTGAATGAAGAAGTGTATACCTGCCATCGCTTCTTAAATCTCCAAAAACATATATATAATTTCTGCGTGCTTGGTATTCCCAAATTTCATAAGGTGAAGTTGATTGTTGAGAGGCAAATCTCTGTATGTTATCTGGCATACCATATTTAATTAAGATTTTACCGCGATCAGTTTTCCAACCGTCAATTCCGCCCCAACTGAAATTCTTATTAGCATATTGATACCGCTGAACTACTCTATTGAATAATTCATTTTCATCGGTAAAAGGATGTGGGTCGTTTTGACGCCAAAATTCTATTAGATATTTAGCTTTTGCGGTCAAATTTAGATTTTCATATGTCTGATAGTTTCTTTCGGTTGAAATCAAACGGATAATCTCACCAAACATGTCAGCTTGCTCTCTGGTTAAAAGAGGTTCTTTTTTAAGATAGTCTAATTGAATTACTTCGAACTCTCTGCTTGATTCAGCAACTACAGTCTCATTATGGCTAAGCTTTACAACCAGAGTATAAATACCGGACGCAACAACAGAAACGTTTAAACCGTTTGGGACACCGACTGTTACGCCCGATAATTTAATGGTCTTTCCTTCGAAAGACCTTAGGGAGGTACCGTTTTTTTCAAGAATTTCATATGATATTTGGAATTCTTTTTCTAAATCATCATCTGCACCGTAAATTTCATAATAGAAGTAAAGAATAGGATTAAGCAAGCCATATCTTCTTGATGGGTTCGGAATAACGGAAACCGATCCTTTATCAAAAATTCCAGCTCCGTCAGCATCAGGAATAAATTCCGATGCAAATTCAATTTCACTTATAAATATTTTTCTATCTGAATTAAGTGCGGCACTAAACTCTCTTCTAGCTGTTCCTAGCTTTCCGGTAATGTTATCTTTAACTTCTAATTCTAAATAATATTTGCCTGCATCCAGATTTCGTGACCATTGATCATGGACAATTGATGTCTCAATTAATTCAGAATCAAGACCGACATGTACTTCTGTATTCCAGCTTTCTTTATTAATGATTTCTCTTTGTGAATTTTTAATTACAGAACTTATAGTAAGATCAGCGTACATCGAATTATTTTTAGGTGCTAATTTGAGTTGATCCGTATAAATCACAAGGTAAAATTCTTGATAAATTTTACCCTGATTAAAAAATGATGCATCATCAACATAAAACTGAATATCACCGCCGCTATTTGTAGGTAAATCTTGCTGTGCTGCACAAATTAGCGCAATCGTTTGCGTAATTATTAAAAGTAAACCATATTTAGTGATTTTTTTCACTTTTACTCTTTCAACCCACTTAAAGTGATACCCTGTATAAAGTATTTTTGCGCAAAAAAGAAGACAATTAGTATTGGTAATACTGCAGTTACTGAACCAGCCATCAATAAATCCCACTGGGTCAGATACCTGTCACGGAAGATTGCTAATCCGAGTTGTACGGTCTGCATATCTTCGGAATTTAGAACTATCAATGCCCATATAAAATCGTTGAAGACACCCATAAAAGTAAAAATTGCAAGTGTAGCGAGTGCAGGTTTTGCTAACGGTACAATAATTTTCCATAACACTTGTAATTTAGTTGCTCCATCTATAAATGCGGCTTCTTCTAGTTCTTTTGGAATTGTGATAAAAAATTGTCTTAATAAAAATGTACCAAAAGCCGAAGCCAATCCGGGAACAATTAATGCGTAATAAGTATCAATCCAACCTAACCAATAGAGCACTAGAAATGATGGAATCATAGTTACGTTGTAAGGAATCATCATTGTTCCCAAGAATAAATAGAATAAAATATTTCTTCCCGGGAATTGCATTCTTGCAAAAGCAAACGCTGCCATTGAGCAAGTAATTAATTGTCCGAGTGTAACCGTAAACGCAACAAATAGACTATTAAAATAGTATCTGCCAAAAGGAGCTGCTTCGAATGCTAACTTGTAATTCTCGAATTTAAATTCTGAGGGGAAAAACTGCGGAGGATACACAAAAATTTCACTCATATCTTTAAGTGAAGTGAGTATCATCCAAATGAATGGCACAAGTGTAACAAAAGCCAATGCATAGATCACTATATGCTTTATAATTGATTTCGATAATTTTAATATCTTCAATTGATTCATCAAAACGCTCCGTGAACACGGTTTTTCATATATCTAACTTGAAGCATTGTTAATGCTATTAACACAATAAATAATATATATGCCGCGGCTGATGCGTATCCCATTTCAAAATATTTGAATGCGTATTCGTAGACAAAGAATACAAACACTTTCGTGCTTCCAAGCGGTCCGCCCGATGTAAGAACATAAACCAAATCAAATACTTGAAATGAGCTGATCATAGACATAATCATAATAAAGAATGTGGTTGGCGCAAGCATAGGTAAAGTTATTTTCCAAAATTTATCCCACTTACCGGCACCATCTATATCTGCAGCTTCATAATAAGTTTCAGGAATACCCTGTAAACCGGCAGAAAATAGAACCATGTTTATACCGAAAGTTTTCCAAACTCCCATAATAATTAATGCAAACATTGCGGCAGTTTCATCATTTAACCAATTGATTGAATCGATACCAAAAAAACTAATTCCATAATTTAACAAGCCATAGTTCGGATCATAAATCCATCGCCAAATAACTGCTGCTGCAACAGGGGAAATAATTACAGGTGCAAAAAATGCTGTTCGTAAAAATTTCTTTCCCTTTATATGTTTATTTAATGCCATTGCGACCAATAGGGCTACAATCATATTTAAGGGAACGGTTCCAAATGTGAAAACAGCGGTGTTTTTAAGCACGCTCCAAAATTCTTGGCTATCGAACATTCTTTTGTAATTCTCTAATCCGACAAATGTCGCTTCATTACTGAACATATTCCATTCGTGAAAACTGAGGTAGAATGAAAAGATAACAGGGAATAAAATAAATGTTATAAAAATCACGAGCGTCGGAGATAGAAATAGAATTGCTCCTAACGTATCATCCTTTCTTTTCCAAGGTAATCTTGATTGCTTTTTTGCTTTAATATCAGTGGAAGAATTTTTCATTACCCGTCAAATTAGTTTTTATGTTTTGCGTTAGCTGCATCCAATACTTTATTAGAAAGTTCTGCTCCTTCATTAAGGGCTTTGCGTACATCTTGTTTACCAACAGTTGCTTTCTCAATTGCATCAGCCATGTGTCTCATAATTTCCATTCCGCCGTAATCGATAGGTCTTTCGGCCTGACCATATTCCATCTCATCAACAAATACTTTGAAGTTTGGATTTTCTTCCAAATATTTCTGAAATTCCGGGACTTCCAACACGGCTCTTCTAATTGGAAGATATCCTGAAGTCATTGCCCATTTTGCTTGAACTTCCGGTTCAATAATCCATTTAAGAAACGCCCAAGCTTCATCTGGATTTTCACTTTGTTTAAAGATCGCCAGATATTCACCTCCGACTATTGTTGCTCTTTTTTCCGGTCCGGCAGGAAGAGGAGCA
It contains:
- a CDS encoding outer membrane protein transport protein, whose product is MNSKKFKIFITLLFLIGTTITAGIPSFFPVSSSKSMSLNGIYAAGSDGISSLSTNPAGLSQLNGRAIEFSVFGRLGQQDYVNTNETLFRSFRDDDIGFNIGAFWKITDDVTVAVDYNNAVQYRVNWPFAKFFQGDSNSAVLAFDHFNDFSITSINPSAAVSFGNISVGASVNILNIKHKAGFYQGDPNWEATVAGLGGYQVDYSADAWTFGGTLGIQADLTTDLRIGAYVKSTISASLEGDAQSRMLADLDSTVSKTSLSTDFELPWVFGLGVLYNLSDNLKLNVDALYSLWSGTQSVQNYSFGNEIWNNRFSSVDSISGYKAGQFQLQYENSFNLGVGLEYFPSSSVTLRFGYRYSQTHFSEATYNMLYPAVDQHWLSFGVGFWFEELYMDLAIAYAAGIERTVDQNSNFFYPGNYNGNAFVPSMNMKYQF
- a CDS encoding GWxTD domain-containing protein, whose protein sequence is MKKITKYGLLLIITQTIALICAAQQDLPTNSGGDIQFYVDDASFFNQGKIYQEFYLVIYTDQLKLAPKNNSMYADLTISSVIKNSQREIINKESWNTEVHVGLDSELIETSIVHDQWSRNLDAGKYYLELEVKDNITGKLGTARREFSAALNSDRKIFISEIEFASEFIPDADGAGIFDKGSVSVIPNPSRRYGLLNPILYFYYEIYGADDDLEKEFQISYEILEKNGTSLRSFEGKTIKLSGVTVGVPNGLNVSVVASGIYTLVVKLSHNETVVAESSREFEVIQLDYLKKEPLLTREQADMFGEIIRLISTERNYQTYENLNLTAKAKYLIEFWRQNDPHPFTDENELFNRVVQRYQYANKNFSWGGIDGWKTDRGKILIKYGMPDNIQRFASQQSTSPYEIWEYQARRNYIYVFGDLRSDGRYTLLHSTKEDEINNPYWKEELNRM
- a CDS encoding carbohydrate ABC transporter permease, which produces MNQLKILKLSKSIIKHIVIYALAFVTLVPFIWMILTSLKDMSEIFVYPPQFFPSEFKFENYKLAFEAAPFGRYYFNSLFVAFTVTLGQLITCSMAAFAFARMQFPGRNILFYLFLGTMMIPYNVTMIPSFLVLYWLGWIDTYYALIVPGLASAFGTFLLRQFFITIPKELEEAAFIDGATKLQVLWKIIVPLAKPALATLAIFTFMGVFNDFIWALIVLNSEDMQTVQLGLAIFRDRYLTQWDLLMAGSVTAVLPILIVFFFAQKYFIQGITLSGLKE
- a CDS encoding sugar ABC transporter permease, producing the protein MKNSSTDIKAKKQSRLPWKRKDDTLGAILFLSPTLVIFITFILFPVIFSFYLSFHEWNMFSNEATFVGLENYKRMFDSQEFWSVLKNTAVFTFGTVPLNMIVALLVAMALNKHIKGKKFLRTAFFAPVIISPVAAAVIWRWIYDPNYGLLNYGISFFGIDSINWLNDETAAMFALIIMGVWKTFGINMVLFSAGLQGIPETYYEAADIDGAGKWDKFWKITLPMLAPTTFFIMIMSMISSFQVFDLVYVLTSGGPLGSTKVFVFFVYEYAFKYFEMGYASAAAYILFIVLIALTMLQVRYMKNRVHGAF